The DNA segment GAAACGGTTGAAAGGAAGGTCTTCGTTGAACGCGCGAATGACATAATCGCGGTAAGTGTACGCGTAGGCGTAACGGCGCTCCTCCTCGAACACGTAACCCTTGGTGTCCGCGTAACGCGCCACGTCCAGCCAGTGCCTGCCCCAGCGTTCGCCGTAACGAGGTGAGCCGAGCAGTCGGTCCACGACCCTCGCGAATGCTTCGGGAGAATCGTCGGCGAGAAAATCTTCCACTTCCGCCGGCGTGGGCGGCAGACCGGTCAGGTCGTAGGTGACGCGCCGAATCAAGGTGCGTTTGTCCGCCCGGCGCGAGGGCGCCATCCCCCTGGCTTCGAGTTTCGCGAGAACGAAGGCGTCGATCGGATTCCGCACCCAGCGCTGGTTTTTCACGGCGGGTGGCGGCGGATGCTGGATTGGCTGAAACGCCCAATGGTTGCGCACCTTCTCGGGATCGGAAAGGGGCGGCCCGGTGTGGACGACGGAGCCTGCGCGCGGGTCGGGCGCGCCCATTTTGATCCATGCTTCGAGGTCGGCAATCTGTTCGTCCGAAAGCTTTCCGCCGTTCTTGCGCGGGGGCATTTGCAAATCTTCGTCGGCGTAGTGGACTGCCTTGATGAGGAGGCTCTTTTCCGGATCGCCGGGAACAATGGCCGGGCCCGTGTCGCCGCCCTTCAGCAATCCATCGCGCGTGTCCAGCAACAATCCGCCTTTGACTTTCTCCGAGTCCTTGCTGTGGCACTTGTAGCAATGCTCGATCAAGACCGGCCGGATCTTCTGTTCAAAAAACTCGATGCCTGCATGATCGGCCTCGGTGGAAGCTGCAAACGTGACAGCACTCCGGAGCAGCAAGGCCGTGGTCGCGATGAAGGAAAGATTCTGGGCGATGTTTTTGTTCACACGCGCTGGTAATGGACGCCGAAAATATGGCCTCAATTCACGAAAAGACCAGCCGGTTTTATCCGCAACCCGGTTGCAAGTGCGCTGTAGCGTCAAGAGGCTCGGGCCTCCGCGCAATGGAGAATCGCGACAGTCTGAAAATCTCAACCGGCAGAAGCGGCGTGAAGTGGACGGACTGTTTTTTTCAAAAGGCTCAACACCGCTCCGGCCGCCCGCCCGCTGGCGCCGGGTTCGCCCAGGGCTTTGTTCACCAGGGCCACCTTTGCCCTTATGGTCATTTGCCGCAGCGGATGGCTTAATATCTCGAGGGCGGCATCGGCGATGTTGGCGGCCGTCGCCGTGTGCTGGATGAATTCGGGAAAAACCTCCTCGCCCGCCAGCAGGTTTGGCATGGCGAGATGGTTTATGCTGACAAGCATTCGCGCAAGGGAGTAACTCGGCCAGGAGGCCTTGTAGAAAACCACGGCGGGAACGCCGAACAGGGCGCACTCCAGAACGACCGTGCCCGATTTCGCAACAGCCAGCGTGGCCTCCGTCAACGCCCGTTCCAGCCCGCCGACTTGAATTTCCAGATGAACCGGACTGGAACAGGTCCGGTCTCCGATTCGCTTCAGCTCTTCGTTCGGCCAGACGATTTTGAAACGGGCTTCCGGTTTCGCGCTCCGGATTCGTTCAGCCGCGTCCAGCAGCACCGGCAAATGACGTCGCACCTCGGCAGTGCGACTGCCAGGCAGAAGCAGTACCAATGGCGAAGTTGCCGAAATCTCCGGCTTACGGTCTTCGACTCGCGACTTTTGAAATCTGTCAATCACCGGATGCCCGACAAATTCCACGCGCACCTTTGGCTCGCGCGCCGCGTACCATTCCTTCTCGAATGGAAAAATGCTGAGCAACAGGTCGCAGTCGCGGGCGAGTTGATGGGCGCGGCCGGGGCGCGAAGCCCAGACCTGTGGCGACACGTACTGGACGATTCTCGGATCCCAGTTGTTGAACGCACCGCGTCGGGTGCGGATATGCTTTTTAACGGCATGCGCAAAGCGGCGGTTGAACCCCGAGAAATCAACGCAAATGATCACGTCCGGCTCGCGTTCAAGCGCGAGTTGAAGGAGCTGGTCAAAGATGCGCCTGAACACAGGATATTTCTTGAGCGCATCGAACAATCCGATGACGGAATGCCGCGTGAGGTCCACCGCCTGTTCCACGCCTGCTTCGGCCATCTTCGGGCCGCCCGCGCCGAAAAACTCCGGCGGAAACGGCATTGCCCGAAGCTCCGGGGACTGTTTCAGGGCGTTGACCAGTTCCGCGGCCAGTAAATCCCCGCTGGCCTCACCGGCGATGAGCATGAACGTTCTACCTGCCATCACTTTTTGCTAACGCTGTGGTCTCGGTAAACCATCTTGTGATTCCGCGGGTCGAAACCACTTGGAAGAATAG comes from the Candidatus Angelobacter sp. genome and includes:
- the lpxB gene encoding lipid-A-disaccharide synthase, with product MAGRTFMLIAGEASGDLLAAELVNALKQSPELRAMPFPPEFFGAGGPKMAEAGVEQAVDLTRHSVIGLFDALKKYPVFRRIFDQLLQLALEREPDVIICVDFSGFNRRFAHAVKKHIRTRRGAFNNWDPRIVQYVSPQVWASRPGRAHQLARDCDLLLSIFPFEKEWYAAREPKVRVEFVGHPVIDRFQKSRVEDRKPEISATSPLVLLLPGSRTAEVRRHLPVLLDAAERIRSAKPEARFKIVWPNEELKRIGDRTCSSPVHLEIQVGGLERALTEATLAVAKSGTVVLECALFGVPAVVFYKASWPSYSLARMLVSINHLAMPNLLAGEEVFPEFIQHTATAANIADAALEILSHPLRQMTIRAKVALVNKALGEPGASGRAAGAVLSLLKKTVRPLHAASAG